ATCTCATGGAGCTTCTCTATAACTGTCTCCCTGACAGATTCTCTCTTGCCAACTCCACTGACATGTGTGTTCTGGTAATGAAGACACAATCTTTCTTGATTATTATAAAGGATATGAATCAGTGTTCTAAAATGTGGTGTTGGCGTCCGCTATACCGTAACATTTTCATGTTATATAGTgtttttatgtgatttttataGTTGGGAGTATAATAGCTTTTAGACGGATATTATGCCCTAGATCCTAGAcggattttaaatattaatattcaaaaaactaaattattaatatcttttttttttttttggtaaattgcATTGCAGCATTCAGTGAAGGAAGATGTTGCAAACATGATAGCTCCTTTGATCCTCAGGCCAATCACTCGATGGCCCTTCTACGCATTCCTAGGCGGGGCTATGTTCTGTCTATTAGCAAGCAGCACCTGCCACCTCCTCTCCTGTCACTCAGAGCGAGTCTCTTACATAATGCTTAGGCTTGACTACGCTGGGATCGCAGCTCTCATCTCCACTTCCTTCTACCCTCCCGTCTACTACTCTTTCATGTGTGATCCTTTCTTCTGCAACCTCTACTTAGGATTCATTACAATCTTGGGAATCTCCACTGTCCTCGTCTCGCTCCTACCCGTCTTCCAGAGCCCTGAGTTTCGTGTAGTGAGGGCCTCTCTCTTCTTTGGAATGGGATTCTCCGGCGCCGCGCCGATCCTGCATAAGCTGATCATCTTTTGGGACCAGCCCGAGGCGCTTCACACGACGGGGTATGAGGTTTTGATGGGTTTGCTTTACGGGTTAGGAGCTTTGGTTTATGCGACTAGGATCCCTG
This genomic interval from Raphanus sativus cultivar WK10039 unplaced genomic scaffold, ASM80110v3 Scaffold3591, whole genome shotgun sequence contains the following:
- the LOC108819538 gene encoding heptahelical transmembrane protein 4, translated to MAEEIKERLQPTTKEKKKQQQEHKNVKGKRLWQKVKYQLVEYHALPAYLRDNEYILGHYRSEWPLKHILLSIFSIHNETLNVWTHLIGFFLFLALTIYTATKVPSVVDLQHRLPHLLRKTDLHKLHSDLMSRLPSSPSKWHLMELLYNCLPDRFSLANSTDMCVLHSVKEDVANMIAPLILRPITRWPFYAFLGGAMFCLLASSTCHLLSCHSERVSYIMLRLDYAGIAALISTSFYPPVYYSFMCDPFFCNLYLGFITILGISTVLVSLLPVFQSPEFRVVRASLFFGMGFSGAAPILHKLIIFWDQPEALHTTGYEVLMGLLYGLGALVYATRIPERWMPGKFDIAGHSHQLFHVLVVAGAFTHYRAGLVYLKWRDIEGC